The sequence AACATTAACCACTTAGACATACATATTGTTCCCAAAGATAATTAATAGTAATATAGACATAAACAACTCAGGGTCTGCATCCAACTACCTGAGCATTCTCATTGAGGCTTAAAACCCTTCTCAGGCTCTACGTTCAGCAAATGAATGTCGTCTGGCTCTGCCATCCCTTCACACAAGGCACTCCCAAGCCAGACTTTTCTCCCACGGTGTTCCACACTGGTGGAACAGCCTACCAACCACAGTAAGAGCAGGGGCGTCCCCCTCGTCCTTTAAAAAGCACTTaaaaactcatctcttccaaTTGCACCTTCTCTCCTAACATACCTAACCCTCTAACATCCCTTTACTctttcatgttctcctgctttccACTCTGGCTCTTCTACATAAGCACTTCTAATTATATTTTAGCTTTTATTGCTTTAGTCCAATTTcattgtactgaaacttgttgttACTCACTCTGTATGTTTAGATAAAGGCCTCtgctaaatgaaataaagtgaagtctTATGTAAACAACTCAAAAATCATCTAGAAAAAATTGACGCGTCACTGCTGTGACTTTGTGCCCTGAGTATAGATCCTAATTTATCACACATGTCAATGGTACAAagtcagagcatttccatagagagcGTCATGTCATGTGGTATAAGGTAGGGTGTATTTCCTCAGAATTGCACCAGTAGCATTGCATTAGTTGAATTGGTAACATTACCATTTATTGCCTTatgctgttttgtattttttatattgtatatatgtatatatattgtCTTTCATAAAGATTGTTTTTATGGTTGATCAGTGTTGTATTTagttatgaatgaataaatgaaggtAACATTAAAGTATGAAGAAGGGAATAAAAGCAGGACAGTCTTGTCGCCAGGACTTAATACCTTATTCTAACATGTGTTTCTATTACAAAATatatgacaacaaaataaaaacttgtcaAAATAAACCACAGGGGAATCACAGCttgatgacattttcattgtttccaactatgaaaaacatcaacagcacaCAAGTAGAGGAGACATGAATGTTGATACGTGTGATGAAAGAtcaatagagagagagagataaaatcTCAAATACAACTTGTTAAGGAACTTTATGTAGATGATGGGCTGCTGGGACTGATAACTTCCCTGGCAGATGGCTCAGGTGATATGCAGACCAGTTAGTGGATGTTCTCACAAACATCTTCACCATCTCTCTGAGAGGTGCCATCGTCCCAAAGTGCTTCAACAAACCACCATCATTCCCATGTCCATGAAGTCATTAGTGTCCTGCTTCAGTGACTATCGTCCCATTGCACTCATGCCTACCATCATGAACTGCATTGAGAGGCTGGTCATGAGGCACATCAGAGACCTGCTGCCCCCCACCCAGGACCCCTGCAGGTTGCGTATCGTTcgttttatttatattgtatagAGACATAGTCTTGTGTTGACTATTTAGCGTGGGGTTGTGTAGCACCTGGAAGAACATTGTCTTGTTTCACTATGTACTAAACTCAatacagctgaaatgaatacaacaaaaaagACTTGACATGCTGAAAGACGTGCcagtcagagcatttccatagagagccactttgcatcagcagcaccatgctccagtgctctgggagagtttatagtcctgagagttgaacactggatgactgacagctgtccttcatgacaacagaagccacagaaatcctcctcatcaaaaacatgactttgatctgcgtcctcatctggactctcctctgctgctgcttcacaggtaaagtccagagaatcaaactcctctcctctatgaacatccgtccctctgaaatgaagcccacaaaaccatgacgctgctttatgtttttgtctctgtgtcctcagagtccagaggacaggtcacagtgactcagcctgcagcagtgagctctgctATTGGAGGCTCCGTCTCCATCAGATGTAGGACCAGTCAGAATGTTTATATTTGGAGCGGCTACCACTATTTATCCTGGTACcaacagagaggtggagaagcTCCTAAACTCCTCATTTACAGGGCTAGCACTCGAGCATCAGGGATTCCAGATCgttttacaggcagtggatcaaactctgacttcactctgaccatcagtggagtccaggctgaagatgcagcagtttactacTGTAAGGGGGAATTTGATGTTAGCAAGTACgatctgttcacacagtgaaaaatggtcgtacaaaaacctccctcagtcagactgaacagaaactgaactgactgctgcagctggaagctcctgcagagactgatacacttcactgaggacacacagtgaacagagaaaacactctgatttttaataatttctctgtgtttttccataATTTACTGCCTCCAAAACATAAAGAATAAAtctacagatgttttcatatttgaaatACTTCATACATCACTGGCagcatttcaaaacacaaaattccACAAAACTACGACTTTCTAAATTAAAGCCAATATGTGATTTTCTCAGTGAGAAAAAATGGACAATGATgtaggaaaggaaagtgacatatcttgtcattggagggaactcactccaacgaaatttgttctctgcatttaacccacccaagtgacgtgcacacacacacagcaaacccggggcagtgggcgaccgcgtgcagccCGGGGAGCagttaggtaccttgctcaagggtacctcagccatggacaccgggacggggaatcgaaccagcgatccaccggttacgggtccgacaccctaaccgctgatccacgactgccccgtAGGAAGGCTTACAGACAGGTACAGGTCCCAGTTAAGGACATAAAACAtgagggaagaaagaaacactggAATCCATGACAAGGACACAGTGGAGGTGGGCTGGTATATGTAGTGAGTGACTGATGAGGGAATGAGGTGCAGCTGAGGAGGTTGGCAGGAAACTGCAGGGAGGATGAGAAAAGTGGGAACAGGTGTGAAGATGGATGAGGCAGTCAGGtgatggaggaaggagggaaagtcTGAGGGCATctggtgtgtctctctgtcactaCATGGACTTGAGACAAAGAAATCTGTCCACCTGTAACTGATGAAGACTTCCATGTCTTCTGGCTCTGCCCACATGTCCAACAGGTCTGGTTGGAGTCTCGGTCTCAGCATCCCCTCATCCCTCATCACTGCTTTACTTGTTCAAAATGTCCACATTACAAACACCTACAAACATGTCAGACCTGCTGCTACCAGACTCTTCAGTGTCCTCTGCATGTAAATGTGTAGTTGGGTGGTGTCAGCAGTGAGGGGGAAACAGCAGGACATGTTGAGGACAGCTACAGTccactgactctgtgtgtttgcatatgtgtcCTGCCTCTGTGCTCCCAGCCGTTAAGAGGCCAGTGTTGATCAGTGGCTGTCCAGGCCTTTCAGAGCCACTGACCTGCCGGCAGCACAATGATGATGTCCCTGATCCTACTGCTGCTCACCCTGGGGCTCCTTGTTCAGGGTGAGACTCTCTTCTGAAAACTTTGCTTCAGGATGCAGCCAGGTTCACCACAGTGATGTTCTGCTGTGAtggagaaacagtgaaacaagcaGCATTTACCTTCTTCCATCTGTTCTCCATGTTAAAGAGATGATCCTCTTCTGTTTGGATGTTGATCATCTTTCTCCACACTGGATTTGTCTCAATAACCTTCtgctctttttcatgttttccagaTTCATCAGGAGAAATCATCCTGACTCAGTCTCCTCAGACTCAGTCTGTTGTTCCAGGACAGACTGTCTCCATCAGCTGTACAGCCAGTTCAAGTGTTAGTAGCTACCTGCACTGGTACCTTCAGAAACCTGGAGAAGCTCCTAAACTGCTAGTTTATTCTGCTACAACTCGTCAGTCTGGAGTTCCTGATCGTTTTAGTGGAAGTGGATCTGGGActgacttcactctgaccatcagtggagtTCAGGCTGAAGATTCAGGAGTTTATTACTGTCAGCAGGGTTACAGCTCCCcgttcacacagtgaaacaacgtcgtacaaaaacctcctcagcTGGAGAGGAACTGATCTGaatcagcagctgcacagaaacTGACACCACAGCGGtttcaattaaaaaatgttgtcattattaatttatttttaacatttaaacactAAATACACTGTATTTAATGCAAGTACTTAAACTTTGAACATTCAGAGTTAAACtgatgttaaaacatttttctgacaaTGAACACTAACATCTGCTGAAATACGATTTCAGTTCATTGATAAgtttatgtaaataaatgtatttaatagaGTATAATAACAcgtgaaaactgaaattttaaGGTTTTTATTGTCTCTCATCATTTGTCATAAAGACttaaatattcattatttaaaacataaaatttcaTTGGAAGAACATCAGATTTCACTCACTGTGAACTTACTGATACTGTaataagacattttatttatgtgttttatattttattcactgTATGCATTCATACTGATTGTGTCAATAAAttataattcaattcaattcagtttatttatatagcaccaattcacaacaaaagttatctcatgacactttccaatttgagcaggtctagaccaaactctttaattaaattgtaaatagatagagcccaacattcccccttgagcaagcacttggcgacagtggcgaggaaaaactgccttttagaaggcagaaacctcggagcagaccccggctcaagatggccgagaaggagcacacaagcagagatgcatagcagcagtaataataccagaagtatcggaatgtagataatgataatgactatgaagtatacagaaggtattatggtgattttgataacaatagtagtaacaataatggtagtagctgtactgagtcgtaacagatttaaatcagattatgactaaacagtagtaattgcagtaggttttgagcaggacgacagcaggaccgcagcaggaggtccagtcatgatcgctaggaatctgcgggacaagaaagcacagggactccagggaagaagttgagttagtaatatgcattaatgcaGGGGTGGCCAACTAGTCAGAGACTAAgagccacttttttttctgcgttACTGCAACGAGCCACATCATACACATGGgcaacatgaacacatgaacatcATCCCATTCCTTAATCATGTATGCAGGCACAggcaggcacgcacacacagacctctgCTCAGccagatttaattaaaataaccaCACCAACATGATAATATTAGTTATTTTCAACAGTTAACATTGTGtgcactgtctcacacacacaaacactcagttcAAGCaagtccacaaacaaaaatagaataattttcaataacatttttctcttaCTATGCTGCTTAGTGAGACTTCTGGCATTCCTTATCTTGAACAATCCTCTTCAAATCTGGCTTGTATTCTGTTGTTGCCACTCGAAGCAATTCTTTCAAATGAGTGTCAGTCAGAACAGATCGATGCTTTGATTTCACGTGTTTCAGGGTAGAAAACACAGACTCGCAGACAGAGATCGTTTCTTTCACATCTATGCCACGGGTTCTGTCTTTTAATGGCACAATATCAAGGAGTTCTTCTTTGATCATACATTCATTTGACACAGACCGTGCAAATATTGCCAACTGAGGCTTGTCCTGTATGTCACAACTCTCATCCAATGCCACACTAAAATACGCACATGCTTGAAGGTCAGAGTGCAACTGTGATTCAACAGCCGTATTAATATCCGATATTCTGCGTTCAACACTGTGGCGGGACAGTTGGACGTCTGATACGCTCTGTTTTAGTTTGGCGTCTTCAGAAGACAAGATTTCAACAGCGTCAATGAGGCATTTTTTAATGAAGTCCCCTTCGTTGTATGGCTTTTTAGCCCGTGCTATGTTCCAAGCCAGTTGATATGATGCAAGCGTTACGGTCTCCGAGTGTTTCGTAAATTTTTGGAAAAACTGCATCTGCTTTTCTGCCTGACTTTTCAAAGCGACCAACTTGTGCTTGCGAAGTTCAGTCCCTTTTGGAAATTCCTGTTCGATGTTAGGATGGAGTGAGCTGAAGTGACGCTGAAGATTTGAAGCTTTGAAATGCGCTAATGCTGCGTGACATATAAGGCAGATCGGCTTGCCATTAcgttcaacaaaaaaatataaactctCCCACTCTGTCAAAAACGTCCTGTGTTCTTCTTCATATTTTCGTTtggctgtgctttttttccctgccatTTTGAGAGCTAACTTGACGGAAATTGTTTACAACGCAAATGATGTTGCGCCAAAGATTCTCGTCGCGCGTTTCACGTCACTCAAACAGGCTTACCTGGTCAGCGTGCCATCTAGCCGTAGGGGGAATAAATGGCAACGCCAGCCAAGCATATTTGACGCATGTCATGTGAAAGCTCCTGAAGAGCCGCATGAAACTAGTTAAAGAGCCGCATGAGGCTCGGGAGCCGCGGGTTGGCCGCCcctgcattaatgggacatgaatgtgtgcagaaggagagggagaggaagaaagagctcagtgcgtcatgggaaggcccccggcagtctaagcctatagcagcataactaggggccaggctAGGCcggccctaactataagctttatcaaagaggaaagtttttagtctactcttaaatatagagaaaccggaagatggttccatagtagaggagcttgataactaaaggctctggttcccaatctacttttgagggCTCTtggaaccacaagtagccctgcattttgggaacgcaaagttctgctgggataatagggtactattaactctttaagataggatggtgcctgaccgttcagggctttataagtgaggaggagaattttaaaatctatcctgaattttacaggtagccaatgtagagaagccagaacatatacagtggtatgaaaaagtttgggcacccctgatcattttcaggattttcctttataaatcattggttgttcggatcagcaatttcagttaaatatatcatatagcagacaaacacagtgatatttcagaagtgaaatgaagtttataggattaacagaaagtgtgcaataattacttaaacaacattaggcaggtgcataaatttgggcaccacaacagaaaaatgacatcaatattttgtagatcctccttttgcagaaataacagcctctaaacgcttcctatagcttccaatgagggtctggagtctggttgaaggtatttttgaccattcttctttacaaaaaatctccagttcagtcaggtttgatggtttccgagcatggacagcccgctttaaatcacaccacagattttcaataatgttcaggtctggggactgagatggccattccagaacgttgtagttgttcctctgcatgaatgcctttgtagagtttgagcagtgtttggggtcgttgtcttgttgaagtatccagccccggcgcaacttcaactttgtcactgattcttgaacattgttggcaagaatctgctgatactgactggaatccatgcgaccttcaacttttacaagattgccagtacctgcactggccacacagccccacagcatgatggaaccaccaccaaattttactgggtagcaagtgtttgtcttggaatgctgtgttcttcttccgccatgcataccgccccttgttatgtccaaataactcaattttacattcatcagtccacagcaccttattccaaaaggaagctggcttgtccaaatgtgctttagcatacctcaagcgactctgtttgtggcatgtgcgtagaaaaggcttccgccgcattactctcccatacagcatctccttgtgcaaagtgcgctgaatagttgaacgatgcacagtgacaccatctgcagcaagatcatgttgtaggtctttggagctggtctgtgggttgagtttgaccgttctcaccattcctcgcctctgcttatcagagatttttcttggcctgccactccgggccttaactaggactgtgcctgtggtcttccatttcctcactatgttcctcacagtggaaactgacagcttaaatctctgagccagctttttgtatccttcccctaaaccatgatgttggacaatctttgttttcaggtcatttgagagttgttttgaggctcccatgttgccactcctcagagaagatgcaaaagggagaacaacttgctactggccacctgaaataccctttctcatgatcggattcacctgtgtatgtaggtcaagggtcaatgagcttaccaaacaaactttgtgttccaataattagtgctaaaggtactcaaatcaataaaacaacaagggtgcccaaatttatgcacctgcctaatgttgtttaagtaattattgcacactttctgttaatcctataaacttcatttcacttctgaaatatcactgtgtttgtctgctatatgatatatttaactgaaattgctgatccgaacaaccaatgatttataaaggaaaatcctgaaaatgatcaggggtgcccaaactttttcataccactgtacaTATATACTACAGACATACGTAGATACATGACATGACTGTATTGTTATAACCACCATTGTTGTGATAATTGTGTAAACTCCAGTCTGAGGGGAAGCCCTTGTTGGCCAGACACATGAGCGTGGCCttcacctgctgcagctcctcactgGAGGGGGGCAGCATCGTCAGGGTGGGATGGACATCACCGAGGAGACACCAATCAGCTGAATTGACCACGCAGCTGTCAATCAACCATCACACACGTGGACACCTTTACTGTGTGAGAGCTGATTTTGTCTTCTCAGAGGTTTCTGTCAGATGTTTTTTGTGCTCCAGCAGTCACTCGATCACACATTGTTTCACTTCCCCTTAAGAAGCCTCTCATGCATATCAGCACAAAGAGAACCATGAGACACAATGAGCTAAAATACATCAAATGACCCTCGTGAATTTCGATGATTATCACCAAACTGTTCAAACTTTTAAAGATGAAACAGTGAAGAGATTTCAAACATTCTGAAACAGACATCTTTATGTTCACTCTGTTCAGCTCAAACTCAACCACATTAGTCTGTGATTGTGAAATATTATCAGCTGAtatgaaaagtgacaaaaacgCAGTGACACTGATTTATATAATGCATGTTATTATTTGATAAGTATTCATTTcaagaaactttattttctcagtaaGACAGACAATATTTTGAAGTAAAATTTTTTAGGAAACATGAAGgaaaactaatttaaaatacattttctaaatACAATTTCTAACCAATACTGCAAAAAAGTGATTGATCCATTGATCAGCAGCATCATGAGAGTAATCCAAGTCCCTGTTGGAGTcagtcagagcatttccatagagagccactttgcatcagcagcaccatgctccagtgctctgggagagtttatagtcctgagagttgaacactggatgactgacagctgtccttcatgacaacagaagccacagaaatcctcctcatcaaaaacatgactttgatctgcgtcctcatctggactctcctctgctgctgcttcacaggtaaagtccagagaatcaaactcctctcctctatgaacatccgtccctctgaaatgaagcccacaaaaccatgacgctgctttatgtttttgtctctgtgtcctcagagtccagaggacaggtcacagtgactcagcctgcagcagtgagctctgctGTTGGAGGCTCCGTCTCCATCAGATGCAGGACCAGTCACAATGTTTATAACAATAACTATTTATCCTGGtaccaacagagagatggagaagctcCTAAACTCCTCATTTACTATGCTAGCACTCGAGCATCAGGGATTCCAAGTCgttttacaggcagtggatCAAACCCTGAGttcactctgaccatcagtggagtccaggctggagatgcagcagtttactacTGTGGGGGTGGATATGCTTGTAGCAGTTATGACtgcttcacacagtgaaaaatggtcgtacaaaaacctccctcagtcagactgaacagaaactgaactgactgctgcagctggaagctcctgcagagactgatacacttcactg comes from Scatophagus argus isolate fScaArg1 chromosome 17, fScaArg1.pri, whole genome shotgun sequence and encodes:
- the LOC124074903 gene encoding immunoglobulin kappa light chain-like, producing MTTEATEILLIKNMTLICVLIWTLLCCCFTESRGQVTVTQPAAVSSAIGGSVSIRCRTSQNVYIWSGYHYLSWYQQRGGEAPKLLIYRASTRASGIPDRFTGSGSNSDFTLTISGVQAEDAAVYYCKGEFDVSKYDLFTHTMMMSLILLLLTLGLLVQDSSGEIILTQSPQTQSVVPGQTVSISCTASSSVSSYLHWYLQKPGEAPKLLVYSATTRQSGVPDRFSGSGSGTDFTLTISGVQAEDSGVYYCQQGYSSPFTQ